Sequence from the Bremerella volcania genome:
GACGATACCAGGGGCTCGATCCCGATGACTTCTTCGCCCTTTGGTTTGACAACCACTTGGGAAAGGGGATCAGTCACTCCACGAGACCCAATGCAGGCATTCGCTTTGGCGAGTACTTCGCACGCCTAAAACTCGACCATCAGGATAATCGTCCAGTAACTGGGGACGATGTCCGGTTCTTTCTCGTGGGGCGCCTTCGCAAGTCAAGCATGTCGAAATTCAGTCAAATCGAACTGTGGATTAATCCCGATGTGCAGTCGATCGGGCCGCCTGATCTCGTCTATGAACTACCTCCAGGGCAAGGTGCTGAAGTCCTGTCGACGCTTGGATTTCGTATGGGCAAAGATACTGAGCCTCACGACAAGCTGTGGATTGATCGCCTCCTGATTGACTTCGACCTGACGAACGTATTGCAGGCGTCACCAACCTCATAAGCATCATTCGCATGGGCACTCCTCAAACAAAAGGTTGGGAATTAATGAAGTGGATAGGTTCATTGCCGAAAACTCTTCTCGCTTGTTGCCTGGGCATCTGTGGCTGGGCGATGACGGCATCGGAGTCGTTTGCAGATCCTTTTCCGGTCGTCGCGGATCGTTTTGATCCTTCTGTCGAACTTTCCTCGGGAATCCCCGCAACGAAAGTATTGAACGGCTGGCGAGGTGGTTGGAAGCTTTCGAAACTATCGCCAGCATCGTACGATCCTACGGCAAATCTCCAATGGCCATCGGTCTTGATTCGAGGAACAGGCTCGCGCAACAACCCACTTCGCCGACAGCTCGATCGTGTTTACGCGGAGGATGAGGTATTCGTCGGATTCCGTTTCGTCTATGAACCAGAAAAGGTTAACGGTAACCCTGATCCGGAATTCTTCGTGCTCTGGCTTGATCGTACCGAAGGAAGCGACCAGGCCGTTCATAACTCAGGGATACCCAATATTGGCGTCCATCTGGCAGACCGAGGCCCAAGCAAAGGACAGAATGTTTTTATGCTGCGTTTCGGTTCAAGCCAAACCGCTTGGAGCCAACACAAACTCGAGCCTGGAAAGACTTATCGACTAATCGCCCGTCTATCCAAAGAAAAGCCGGGCGAGCGTAATGACTACACCCAGATGGAACTGTGGATCGATCCCGAAGAGGATTCTCGCAATGCTCCCAATCTTCAGATCAGCAAACAATCGGGACTGCATCAGTTCCACTGGGTTGGTTTCGCAACCGGCGTCAAGACGGAACGCGAAGATCGTATCCGTGTAGGTGACCTGGTTTTGTCTTCCAGTTGGGATGAAGCCTACGCGTTTCTGCATGCCAATGGCCTGGCCACTCCAGGAAAACCGCCGAAGCCCACGGTTGTGTGGAATGAGACCGTCGATTTCAAACGCGATGTCTATCCACTTCTCAAACAGCGCTGCTTTGAATGTCACGCTGGCGAGTTTCCCGATTCTGGCTACCGACTTGATGTTCGAAGTGAATTACTTGGGCACAGCACAGGACACGCACTCGTTGTCCCAGGCAAAAGCCGAAACAATCCCTTGCTGCAAGCTCTCACGTCGAACTCTGATACTAAGCGGATGCCCCCAGAGGGAGAGCCTCTGTCAGAAAAGCAAATTGCACTGATCACTGCCTGGATCGAACAAGGGCTCGACTGGGACGACAAGCTTCTTCCCGAACCCAAAGTCGAATCCGAACACTGGGCCTTTCAGCGGGTGGAACGACCTGAGGTTCCACAGGTCGATGGCTATGACACCAATCCGATCGATGCCTTTCTTGTAGCTCGTCAACGCGAATTAGGGCTTGTCCCATCCACGCCGGCAGATCGCCGAGTTCAAATTCGCCGCCTGTATCTAAACGCACTTGGCCTTCCTCCCACGGAAGAAGAGACGAATGCTTTCCTTAAGGACCAATCTCCCGGAGCTTACGCCCGATTGGTCGACCAGGTTCTTGCATCTCCTCACGCTGGCGAAAGAACAGCCAGGATGTGGCTTGACCTCGTTCGCTGGGGCGAGAGCGAAGGGCATCAGCACGATATTCCCCGTCCCTTTGCGTGGCGATATCGAGATTATGTCATCAATAGCTTCAACAGCAACAAACCGTACGATCAATTCCTAAAAGAGCAACTCGCTGGTGACGAGCTTCCGACAGAAACGGATCAGGCCGTGATTGCGACCGGTTTTCTCGCGTCGGCCCGCATCAGCGGCAACCAAATGGACAAGGACCTGCAGCGGACGGACGTCATGTTTGACATCGTCGATAACACGACGAGTGCCCTGCTGGGTCTGACCATGGAATGCGCCCAGTGTCATAACCACAAATTCGAACCCATCACGCAAAGAGACTATTACCGATTTCTAGCCTTTTTCTCTCGTGGTCAATTAGGAAACATACGTCTCCCGAACTCAGATACTCCATCGGCCCAGGAGATCTCTGAGTGGTTTTCCAAAGGCTCTTACAAATTTTATCTGCAAGAAGCAAAGAAACTGAAAATCGATCCAGCTGAGTATCCTGCTCATACCTGGGCATACTACTCGCCGGCCACCGGCAGGAAAGACCTCGAATACCTTGCGGTCGTAAACCGCTCTCCTCTGCCATACGTGCCTGATGTTTTGAAAGAGGCTGAGACTCATATTCTCGTTCGTGGTGATGTGAATAGCCCCGGATTGCGAGTCGAACCCGGCTGGCCGGCCGTCTTGGGCACGACTCCCTCGCAACTCACCCCCACACCGCGCCAAGCCCTATCGGATTGGCTGGGGAGTCGCGATAACCCACTGACAGCACGGGTATGGGTAAACCGACTATGGCAAATGTATTTCGGCCGCGGTATCGTGGCCACCTCCAGTGATTTTGGAACGCATGGCTCTCTCCCAAGTCACCCTGAACTGCTCGATTGGCTAGCCGTGGAACTGATGGAGAACTCCTGGGATACCCGGCACATTCAACGGCTGATTCTGACATCGGATGTCTATCGCCAGAGTTCAGCGTTCAACGCCAGCAATGATGCAATCGACCCGGAGAACATTCACCTTTGGCGCTGGCCGCAACGACGTCTTCAGGCAGAGGCGATTCGCGATTCTCTTCTGGTTGTTACCGGTGAACTCAACCGGCAAGTTGGCGGTCCCAGTGTCGCACCTCATCGAGACGAACAGGAACTTCGGCGAACGATCTACCTTTCGCAGAGGCGCAGTGAACTTCCGGATGTGATGCAAATGTTTGATGCTCCGGAAGCAATCCGTAGTTGTCCAGGTCGTGAAACATCGACGGTGGCCCTGCAGCCACTCTACCTACTCAATAATCCCTTCGTGGTGAAACGAGCGCAGAAGCTCGCCCAGCAGATCACTGAGGTAGCAGGAGAAGATCCTCAACGTCAGATCGAACTTGCCTTTTCGCGAATCTTAGGGCGCACGCCTACCGAACCAGAAGTCGAACGCTGCCGAACTATGCTTCAAGTAGTCGACGGAGACCAAGACCTTCAGCAGCGCAAACTTGCACAGTTTCTTCACGCTCTGATGAACCTGAACGAGTTTGTCTACTTACCTTAATGCCATTGATCGAAAGCTTTTTTCCTGTGTTTGACATGTCCATGAATCGTCGTGCTCTGTTTCACACCGCTGGACTAGGTATCGGGGCCATGGCGCTAAACTGCCTGCTTAAGCAGGACCAAGTTTGGGGATCGCCTTCCAGCGTAAAGAACACGCAGATGCCACACTTCAAGCCGACCGCTAAATCGGTGATCTTCTTGTTCATGTCGGGAGGCCCCGGACACGTCGATACCTGGGACCCCAAACCACGACTCTCCAAGATGGATGGGGAATATGTGCCGGCAAGTATCGTCGCCAACGTTCCCAACATTCCGCGATCCGGCGTCCACTCCAAGCTGATGGCGTCGCCATTTCGTTTCAACAGGCATGGCCAGAGTGGCATCGAGGTTTCAGACTTGATGCCGCATACGGCCAGACATGTCGACGACATCTGCGTCTTCCGCTCGCTGAACCATCGCATTCCGGTTCATGGTCCAGGCGAGTGCATTACGTTAACCGGTTCGGGATTGGGAGATCGCCCAAGCATGGGAGCCTGGGTAACGTATGGATTGGGAAGTCCCGCCCAAAACCTGCCGGGGTTCGTGATGCTTTCCTCGAACGAGAACGGCCCAGCACCACAACGCCCCGGTTGGGCTTCAGGTTTTTTGCCTGCCCGATACCAGGGAACCGTTCTCGATGCCCAACAAGGCATTCCTTATTCCGAAATGCCCCAGCTCTATTCCGAGATCGACCGACGCCAGCAACTTGAATTCATCCACTGGATGAACCAGCAGCACTTGGAACAACAAGCACAGAACTCTGAACTTCAAGCTCGTATCGAGTCGTACGAACTCGGATTCCGCATGCAAATGGAAGCTCCGGATGTGCTCGACCTTTCTTCCGAATCAGCCGAAACGCAACAGAACTATGGCATCCACGAAAAGGCGACTGCGGCCTTTGGACGACAATGCCTGTTAGCCAGACGGCTGGTAGAACAGGGAGTCCGTTTCATCCAGCTGCGCAATGGCGGCTGGGATGCCCATGGCTCGTTAAAGTCGAATCACATTGCTCGCTGTAAGGCTACCGATCAACCCGTCGCTGCCCTGTTAGACGATCTAAAGCAGCGAGGCATGCTGGACGATACCCTTGTTGTTTGGGGCGGCGAATTCGGTCGAACCCCCACCACCGAAGGCACGCGAACAGGCGATGCCCGCGGTCGCGATCATTCACCTGCCGGCTACACCATGTGGTTGGCTGGAGGAGGGATCGAAGGCGGGCAGGTAATCGGGGCGACCGATGAGCTTGGTTTCGTTCCGGTAGAGCGTCCCCTGTCACCACACGATCTGCATGCCACCATTTTGCATACGCTCGGGATCGACCAGCATCAACTCATCTATCCACATAACAACCGCCAGGAAATCCCCACGGTCTTAGGCGGTGAAGTGATTCAAGAAGCACTGAAGTCGGGATAAATCCTCGACATTATTACTCATCCTTTTTTTGGGCCTACGGCCTGACATTGACCATCTTTCCTTTTCTGAGGTCATTCATTATGTCAAGAAACAACGCACGAAAGTCGAAGCACCTAGGTTTCACTTTGGTGGAATTGCTGGTGGTGATTGCCATCATCGGAATTCTTATAGCACTGCTGCTTCCCGCGGTTCAACAGGCACGTGAGGCCGCCCGACGAATGAACTGCCAAGCCAATCTCAAACAGATTGGCATCGCTCTGCACAACTACCACGATGTTTACAAGACATTTCCACCAGGCGGCTTCCGATACATGGGACCATCGCCATCCAGTACTAACGAAAACACCGCCTTTGGCGCTACATCGCATAGCTTTCTAGTAACCATTCTGCCTCAGGTTGAGTTCTCGGCCATGGCCGATCAATTCAATTACATCCAAGGTTGGCGTGGAAAACCGAACCGGCGGGTGGTGACAACCGTTCCTCCTGTCTACCAGTGCCCCAGCGCTCCGCTAACCCACTCCGACCATACCGATGAAACGATCATTGATAGCAGCGATGCCGTGATCGGCCCGATGTTCGCCGGTCATTACGTCGGCAACATGGGACCAGTTGGACCGGGCTACCAACTGTTCTGCAAGAAGTCCTCCGACAGTGGATCGGCTCCCAATTGCCAATCGTTCAATGAGGTCTCGAATCAAGGAGTGCTGGGTGCGAATAGTAAAATCGGCTTCCGCGATATTACCGATGGCACTTCCAACACGATCATGGTCGGCGAACTTTCCACGAACCAATATCCAACCGGAGCCGCTGCTCCCCGGGCATGGTCGCGCGGGTGCGCCGACCACTCTTGCGGCATGAGCAAGAACGTCAAATTCGGCATCAACATTCAAGGCTTCGTGTCCGGAAACTTCAACAACATGAGTTTCAGCAGTATGCACCCCGGAGGTACACAACTGCTGATGGCCGATAGCAGCGTCCATTTCGTTTCCGAGAACATCGACATGGACATCTATCTGTCGACGGCCAGCAGGAACGGAAATGAAGTGGCGAGTCTCGATTAGTGGACACGTCCGCATCTCTATGGAATGCTTGGATTACTCTTCTCGATCTCGCAAGGACTACCATATGCGTCAGAAGACTCGCTACCATTTCACGTTTATGCCGCTGGCAATCATGCTGATACCTTTAGCCATAGGTTGCCAAAAGCAAGACGGGCCGATCCGCTACGACGTCTCCGGCACGGTGACCTATAAAGGGGCCCCCGTTCCTGGCGGGTCGGTCGTTTTCACGCCTGACAAACAGAAAGGGAATAGCGGTCCGCAAGGAACGGCACGTATCGTCGATGGCCATTATGATACCGCTCGGAACGGACGAGGCACCGTGGGCGGCCCCCATCATGTCCACGTAATTGCCACCGAGGCAATGACGGCGGAAGCCGCCGAACTACAAGGACCACTCGCCGAACATACCTTCGAACTCGACCTTCCCCAGGACGAGACAACGCAGGACCTGGAGATTCCCGCCAGTAGAAAATAAAAGTCGCCAATTCCTCGCTGGCTGAGATGAAGTAAGCGGCTAAGGAAATGAACCTGAGCAAACGATGCGAGGCATTTGGCAGCATGCACGGGCCACATCTTCCTAGGTCAACTCAGCCATCACGAAAAAGTCGACCCAACGCCGTCAATTTGTCGCCAAAATGCTTTTTCAATTTTTGCCTCTGCATATTGAACCTAGAATGTGGCATCCTACTCGATGCTTCATTTCTTGGGCAAAGTAAAGTCCCAGACTCATGGGGCTTTTCAATCAGTAGGTTCGACGAGCGGCTTCAGGCCATCGGGCTGAATTGCTTGCGATAGCCGTCGAGCTGAATTACGGCTTGTCCAACTAGTCTCCGTTGCGAATCG
This genomic interval carries:
- a CDS encoding PSD1 and planctomycete cytochrome C domain-containing protein; this translates as MPKTLLACCLGICGWAMTASESFADPFPVVADRFDPSVELSSGIPATKVLNGWRGGWKLSKLSPASYDPTANLQWPSVLIRGTGSRNNPLRRQLDRVYAEDEVFVGFRFVYEPEKVNGNPDPEFFVLWLDRTEGSDQAVHNSGIPNIGVHLADRGPSKGQNVFMLRFGSSQTAWSQHKLEPGKTYRLIARLSKEKPGERNDYTQMELWIDPEEDSRNAPNLQISKQSGLHQFHWVGFATGVKTEREDRIRVGDLVLSSSWDEAYAFLHANGLATPGKPPKPTVVWNETVDFKRDVYPLLKQRCFECHAGEFPDSGYRLDVRSELLGHSTGHALVVPGKSRNNPLLQALTSNSDTKRMPPEGEPLSEKQIALITAWIEQGLDWDDKLLPEPKVESEHWAFQRVERPEVPQVDGYDTNPIDAFLVARQRELGLVPSTPADRRVQIRRLYLNALGLPPTEEETNAFLKDQSPGAYARLVDQVLASPHAGERTARMWLDLVRWGESEGHQHDIPRPFAWRYRDYVINSFNSNKPYDQFLKEQLAGDELPTETDQAVIATGFLASARISGNQMDKDLQRTDVMFDIVDNTTSALLGLTMECAQCHNHKFEPITQRDYYRFLAFFSRGQLGNIRLPNSDTPSAQEISEWFSKGSYKFYLQEAKKLKIDPAEYPAHTWAYYSPATGRKDLEYLAVVNRSPLPYVPDVLKEAETHILVRGDVNSPGLRVEPGWPAVLGTTPSQLTPTPRQALSDWLGSRDNPLTARVWVNRLWQMYFGRGIVATSSDFGTHGSLPSHPELLDWLAVELMENSWDTRHIQRLILTSDVYRQSSAFNASNDAIDPENIHLWRWPQRRLQAEAIRDSLLVVTGELNRQVGGPSVAPHRDEQELRRTIYLSQRRSELPDVMQMFDAPEAIRSCPGRETSTVALQPLYLLNNPFVVKRAQKLAQQITEVAGEDPQRQIELAFSRILGRTPTEPEVERCRTMLQVVDGDQDLQQRKLAQFLHALMNLNEFVYLP
- a CDS encoding DUF1501 domain-containing protein; the encoded protein is MNRRALFHTAGLGIGAMALNCLLKQDQVWGSPSSVKNTQMPHFKPTAKSVIFLFMSGGPGHVDTWDPKPRLSKMDGEYVPASIVANVPNIPRSGVHSKLMASPFRFNRHGQSGIEVSDLMPHTARHVDDICVFRSLNHRIPVHGPGECITLTGSGLGDRPSMGAWVTYGLGSPAQNLPGFVMLSSNENGPAPQRPGWASGFLPARYQGTVLDAQQGIPYSEMPQLYSEIDRRQQLEFIHWMNQQHLEQQAQNSELQARIESYELGFRMQMEAPDVLDLSSESAETQQNYGIHEKATAAFGRQCLLARRLVEQGVRFIQLRNGGWDAHGSLKSNHIARCKATDQPVAALLDDLKQRGMLDDTLVVWGGEFGRTPTTEGTRTGDARGRDHSPAGYTMWLAGGGIEGGQVIGATDELGFVPVERPLSPHDLHATILHTLGIDQHQLIYPHNNRQEIPTVLGGEVIQEALKSG
- a CDS encoding DUF1559 domain-containing protein, whose amino-acid sequence is MSRNNARKSKHLGFTLVELLVVIAIIGILIALLLPAVQQAREAARRMNCQANLKQIGIALHNYHDVYKTFPPGGFRYMGPSPSSTNENTAFGATSHSFLVTILPQVEFSAMADQFNYIQGWRGKPNRRVVTTVPPVYQCPSAPLTHSDHTDETIIDSSDAVIGPMFAGHYVGNMGPVGPGYQLFCKKSSDSGSAPNCQSFNEVSNQGVLGANSKIGFRDITDGTSNTIMVGELSTNQYPTGAAAPRAWSRGCADHSCGMSKNVKFGINIQGFVSGNFNNMSFSSMHPGGTQLLMADSSVHFVSENIDMDIYLSTASRNGNEVASLD